The genomic segment GCGCGAACTCGCGGCCGATCGCCGGACAAGCCCGCTCGGTCGCAGCGAACGCCTCCGCGGTCCGCTCGTCCACATCGTCCTCGGCGCGACCATCCACCACCCGGGCACGACCGTCCGCCAGCCGTACGCAGCGGTCAGGCGCGTGCCGCAGTCTCATCGCCATGGCGCCGGCGCAGCCGGAACGGGTGCGAGGCAATCCCCCACCACATCTGGGACGGGTCCGGCAGGATCAGCCGGCTCCGCCCCGGCCGCGGCTCGTGGCCCACATGTCCACCGGTGGTCACGGAGGTGACCATGCTGAGTCCTCACTGCGAGGGATCAGCCACGGCCGGGTGGTTCCCGGCAGGGCCGGTGTGGTGCGCTTGACACCGAAATCGAACATCCATTCTCATTGAATTCCGGCCGGGTTTTCCCGGGTCCGGCCGTGGAGTTGTCCACAGGCCGGGAGGACGCCGAGGCCCATTGTCAGTGGCAGGGGTTAGCGTCGTTGATGTGAAGCGATCGACTCAAGCAAATCGGGTGGAACCCATGGCAGGAACCGACCGCGAGAAGGCGTTGGACGCCGCACTCGCACAGATTGAACGGCAGTTCGGCAAGGGCGCGGTGATGCGCCTGGGAGAGCGGCCGAACGAGCCCATCGAGGTCATCCCCACCGGGTCGACCGCGCTCGACGTGGCGCTCGGCGTCGGCGGCCTGCCGCGCGGCCGTGTGGTGGAGGTGTACGGGCCGGAGTCCTCCGGCAAGACCACCCTGACACTGCACGCGGTGGCGAACGCGCAGAAGCTCGGCGGCACGGTGGCCTTCATCGATGCCGAACACGCCCTCGACCCCGAGTACGCGAAGAAGCTCGGTGTCGACATCGACAACCTCATCCTGTCCCAGCCGGACAACGGTGAGCAGGCACTGGAAATCGTGGACATGCTGATCCGCTCCGGTGCGCTCGACCTGATCGTCATCGACTCCGTCGCGGCCCTCGTGCCCCGCGCGGAGATCGAGGGCGAGATGGGTGACTCGCACGTGGGTCTCCAGGCCCGTCTGATGAGTCAGGCGCTCCGGAAGATCACCAGTGCGCTCAACCAGTCGAAGACCACCGCGATCTTCATCAACCAGCTCCGCGAGAAGATCGGTGTGATGTTCGGCTCGCCGGAGACCACGACCGGTGGCCGGGCGCTGAAGTTCTACGCCTCGGTGCGCCTCGACATCCGCCGGATCGAGACGCTGAAGGACGGCACCGACGCCGTCGGCAACCGCACCCGGGTGAAGGTCGTCAAGAACAAGGTCGCGCCGCCCTTCAAGCAGGCGGAGTTCGACATCCTCTACGGCCATGGGATCAGCCGCGAGGGCGGCCTGATCGACATGGGAGTGGACAACGGCTTCGTCCGCAAGGCGGGCGCCTGGTACACGTACGAGGGCGATCAGCTCGGCCAGGGCAAGGAGAACGCCCGTAACTTCCTGAAGGACAATCCGGATCTGGCCAACGAGATCGAGAAGAAGATCCTGGAGAAGCTCGGTATCGGGGTGCGGCCCGCAGACCCCACGGCCGAGCCCGGACCGGACGCCGCGAGCGGTGTGACGGCCACCGACGGGACGGCGGCGAAGTCCGTGCCCGCGCCGGCGGTCAAGGCCAAGCCGGTCAAGGCCGCGGCAGCCAAGAGCTAGTCCGTGACGCGGCGTACGGAGTGGTCCGACAGCCATGCCGAGCCCGGTCCCGCCACCGGCCCGGCCGGCGGGTTCCGTACCGAGCCGGGTCCCGGCACCGGCTTCGGCGAGGGTGTGGGCCGTCGCTCCCGCTCCCGTTCCACAAGCAGCGGTTCCCCCTCCTCGTCGAGGGCCGGGAAGGGGGAACCGCGAGACCCCGTCGAGCAGGCGCGCGACATCTGTCTGCGCCTGCTCACCGGCACCCCGCGCACGCGGAAGCAACTCGCGGACGCCCTGCGCAAGCGGGAGATCCCGGACGAGGCGGCGGAGCACGTGCTGTCGCGCTTCGAGGATGTGGGGCTGATCAACGACGCGGCGTTCGCGGACGCCTGGGTGGAGTCCCGACACCATGGCCGTGGACTGGCCCGGCGGGCTCTCGCCCGCGAGCTGCGCACCAAAGGTGTGGACTCCATGGTGATCGACGAGGCCGTCGGGCAGCTCGACGCGGAGCAGGAGGAGGCGACCGCCCGGGAGCTCGTCGCGCGCAAGCTCCGTTCCACGCGGGGTCTGGACCGTGACAAACGGTTGCGCCGCCTCGCGGGGATGCTCGCCCGCAAGGGGTACGGCGAAGGGCTGGCCCTGCGGGTGGTGCGGCAGGCGCTGAAGGAGGAGGGCGAGGACACGGAAGGGCTGGACGAGCCTTTCTGACCGGGGACCGGAAGCACATTGACGCAGGCGAGGGCGATAGCGGGAGTGGGTCGCGAGGGCCGGGACGAGGGCGGACCGCGGGGTGGTCGAGTGGTGGGGAGCGGTCGGCTCGGACCACTGCGGCCGGAGCGCGCAGGGGGAGCACAGAGGCGTCGAGCGCGGGCAGCCTGAGCGCGGAGGGCATGGGTCCGGGGCGGACGTCGGGGGTCGGCCTCGGACGCTGTGGCGAAAGCCGGCCACGGGCGTTCCGTCAGTGACCGGCCATGGACGTTCCGTCAGTGACCGGCGAGGGCGGAGCGGCGAATGGCGGCGTCGATCAGCGCGACGGCCTCCTCGGCGGTACGCCCGGGGTGCCGGTTCCATGGTCCGATCAAGCCGGGCCACCCCTGCGCACGGAGTTCGGCGATGAGCCACGCACCGGCCCGGTCGACGGTCTCCAGCGACCCGTATCCGAGACGGTGTGCGGTGAGCAGTGCGCCGCAGATGCAGCGGGCGCCACGGGCATCGCGCAACCGGTACGGGGTGTTCTGCCAGCCCCACTCCGTCAGGATCTGGCGCGCGTAGGCCAGCTGGGTCGAGGGACGCAGGTCGGGTTGCCCGACCCGCCGCCAGATGTGGAACCGGTCGGGCAGCGCCGCGCCCAGGCGTCCGGGCAGGGGACGTTCGCGGGGCGGGAGTGGTGGAAGCGTCCTGACCGTGTCGGCGATGAGCCGGTCGACGGGCATGGACAGCAGACTCCGCCAGTCGGCCCGGTTCTGATCCGGGCAGGGGGCCGGTACGAGCCCTTGACCGCTGACCGGATCAGGGGATTCCGGGCCGTCGGACCGCGCGGGCTCGGGGGTTGGGAGGTCCCAGCCGGTGATGATCTGTTGCCAGACCTCTGCGTCGTGGAGGCGGACGGCCCGGCGGTCCAGTTGTTCCGGGGAAAGGGTGGTGGTCGACATCGCTTCACAGCTTCCGTCATGTTATGTCCGGATGTTGTGGTGAATGTCGGTTGAATGGCGTCTTCCCTTCACGCGGATGTGGCGTTCGGGTGTGCCAGGAAGAGGGAGAGGGGTGGGGACTACGGCGCGGACACGCGGCTGGAGCGCTGGGAAGCGGGCGCCCATGAGGCCGTCGGCCGACGGGCAGGTCTGTGGACCGGCGGACCTGTGGACCGGCGATTCGGAGACCTGTGAAGACACGGACGGGGTGGCCGTCGCTGAGCGACGACCACCCCGGGCCCTTTTCCCGCTTCCCGTGCTTCCCCGTACTTCCTGAGTCCGCACCTCCCGAGACCCGCGCGTCACCCATGTCGCGCGTCCCCTACCTGGCGCGTGCGCTTCGATGCGGTTCAGGAAGTGACCGGGAGTCCTGCCGCGCGCCATGCCTGGAAGCCACCGATCAGATCGGTCGCCCGGTGCAGTCCCAACTGCCGCAGGGATGCCACGGCCAGGCTCGACGCGTACCCCTCGTTGCAGATCACCACGATCCGGAGGCCGTGGTCGACCGCTTCCGGGACTCGATGGCTGCCGCGTGGATCGAGCCGCCACTCCAGCTCATTGCGTTCGATCACCAGGGCTCCGGGAATCGTTCCGTCCCGTTCCCGCAGCGCCGCGTACCGGATGTCCACCAGCAGTGCGCCGTCGGCGGCGGCGTCGAAGGCCCCGCGCGGGCCGATCCGCTCGAAACCGGAGCGGACACGTTCCAGTAGTTCGTCTATACCGGTCGGCGCCGGTTCGCCGCCCGTGCCCGGTTCCTGTCGGCCGCTCACTGCCAGTCCCCGGGGCTCTCGACCTGCTCCAGGCGGAGCACCGCGCCCGTGCGGCTGAAGCGCCGGATCTGTGGCAGGGGCGGATAGTAGGCGTGGACCGAGATGGCGTGCTCTGCGGTGGACTCGTTCAGCACCTCGTGGACATGGTGCCGGCCGAACGCCCTTCCCTGACCGGACGTCAGGTCCCGTGACCGGTCGACGCCTTCGGCCAGTTCGAGGGTCTTCCAGCCGTCGGCGGGCAGCCGCACGGCGAGCGAGTGCTCCTTCAGCGTCCCCGTCGCG from the Streptomyces sp. AM 4-1-1 genome contains:
- the recA gene encoding recombinase RecA; this translates as MAGTDREKALDAALAQIERQFGKGAVMRLGERPNEPIEVIPTGSTALDVALGVGGLPRGRVVEVYGPESSGKTTLTLHAVANAQKLGGTVAFIDAEHALDPEYAKKLGVDIDNLILSQPDNGEQALEIVDMLIRSGALDLIVIDSVAALVPRAEIEGEMGDSHVGLQARLMSQALRKITSALNQSKTTAIFINQLREKIGVMFGSPETTTGGRALKFYASVRLDIRRIETLKDGTDAVGNRTRVKVVKNKVAPPFKQAEFDILYGHGISREGGLIDMGVDNGFVRKAGAWYTYEGDQLGQGKENARNFLKDNPDLANEIEKKILEKLGIGVRPADPTAEPGPDAASGVTATDGTAAKSVPAPAVKAKPVKAAAAKS
- the recX gene encoding recombination regulator RecX, with protein sequence MTRRTEWSDSHAEPGPATGPAGGFRTEPGPGTGFGEGVGRRSRSRSTSSGSPSSSRAGKGEPRDPVEQARDICLRLLTGTPRTRKQLADALRKREIPDEAAEHVLSRFEDVGLINDAAFADAWVESRHHGRGLARRALARELRTKGVDSMVIDEAVGQLDAEQEEATARELVARKLRSTRGLDRDKRLRRLAGMLARKGYGEGLALRVVRQALKEEGEDTEGLDEPF
- a CDS encoding rhodanese-like domain-containing protein gives rise to the protein MSGRQEPGTGGEPAPTGIDELLERVRSGFERIGPRGAFDAAADGALLVDIRYAALRERDGTIPGALVIERNELEWRLDPRGSHRVPEAVDHGLRIVVICNEGYASSLAVASLRQLGLHRATDLIGGFQAWRAAGLPVTS
- a CDS encoding cysteine dioxygenase, whose protein sequence is MLDFVRRVAADADLVASLPLDPEGRTWVRLDGPGGSEAWLIGWPPGTGTGWHDHAESFGAFLTATGTLKEHSLAVRLPADGWKTLELAEGVDRSRDLTSGQGRAFGRHHVHEVLNESTAEHAISVHAYYPPLPQIRRFSRTGAVLRLEQVESPGDWQ